A genome region from Pseudomonas pergaminensis includes the following:
- a CDS encoding sugar ABC transporter permease — protein MNQVKHLFTRYKMLALVIAVAVIWLFFSWQTEGGFLTPRNLSNLLRQMSITGILACGMVLVIISGEIDLSVGSLLGLLGGLAAILDVVYHVPLLANLSLVALCGLMIGLANGYMTAYLRIPSFIVGLGGMLAFRGILLGITGGTTIAPVSPSLVYVGQGYLPHAVGIGLGVLLFALTLFLTWKQRRNRALHGLAAHSLVRDVLRVVVIGAVLAGFVTTLNSYDGIPVPVLLLLVLLGMFSYVTSQTVFGRRVYAVGSNMEATRLSGINVQAVKLWIFGIMGVMCALAGLVNTARLAAGSPSAGNMGELDAIAACFIGGTSMRGGSGTVYGALLGALVITSLDNGMSMLDVDSYWQMIVKGSILVLAVWVDVSTRAARR, from the coding sequence ATGAATCAGGTCAAACACCTTTTTACCCGCTACAAAATGCTCGCCCTGGTCATCGCGGTGGCGGTGATCTGGCTGTTTTTCAGCTGGCAGACCGAGGGTGGGTTCCTTACCCCGCGCAACCTGTCCAACCTGCTGCGGCAGATGTCGATCACCGGGATCCTGGCGTGCGGCATGGTGCTGGTGATCATCAGCGGCGAGATTGATTTGTCGGTGGGGTCATTGCTCGGCCTGCTTGGCGGGCTGGCGGCGATTCTGGATGTGGTTTACCACGTGCCGCTGCTGGCCAACCTGAGCCTGGTCGCTTTATGCGGCTTAATGATTGGATTGGCCAACGGCTATATGACCGCCTACCTGCGCATCCCGTCGTTTATCGTCGGGCTGGGTGGGATGCTGGCGTTTCGCGGGATTCTGCTGGGAATCACCGGTGGCACCACCATTGCGCCGGTGTCGCCTTCATTGGTGTATGTCGGCCAGGGATATTTGCCGCATGCGGTCGGTATCGGCCTCGGCGTTTTGCTGTTTGCCCTGACGCTGTTCCTGACCTGGAAACAACGCCGCAACCGCGCACTGCATGGCCTGGCTGCGCATTCATTGGTGCGTGATGTGCTGCGCGTCGTGGTGATCGGCGCCGTGCTGGCCGGGTTCGTCACCACCCTCAACAGCTATGACGGCATCCCCGTGCCGGTGCTGCTGTTGCTGGTGCTGCTCGGCATGTTCAGCTACGTCACCAGCCAGACCGTGTTCGGCCGCCGCGTATACGCGGTGGGCAGCAACATGGAAGCCACGCGCCTGTCGGGCATCAACGTACAGGCGGTGAAACTGTGGATCTTCGGCATCATGGGCGTGATGTGCGCCCTCGCCGGGCTGGTCAACACCGCGCGCCTTGCCGCCGGCTCCCCTTCGGCGGGGAACATGGGCGAGCTGGATGCCATTGCGGCCTGCTTTATCGGCGGGACGTCGATGCGCGGCGGTTCGGGCACGGTGTATGGCGCGTTGCTCGGGGCGTTGGTGATTACCAGCCTGGACAACGGCATGTCGATGCTGGATGTGGACAGCTATTGGCAGATGATTGTGAAGGGCAGCATTTTGGTGTTGGCGGTTTGGGTCGACGTCAGTACACGCGCCGCGCGGCGGTGA
- a CDS encoding sugar-binding transcriptional regulator: protein MTDSAQRAASDIDLMTEVAMLYYLDNITQEAIAKRFDLSRVKVSRLLKRARDEGVVEVRVLQHPALNTELEQALVERFQLDRALIAVDHGDPDTQRSAVASLVANYLNKTLSDGMIVAVGMGRNVGAVAENVFLPVTRNCTFVCAIGGSLKAGEYMNPDHICRRLALRFGAESETLYAPALVANPELRSVLINNDTVRSTLDRARRADIALIGIGDMSENSNMVRMGWFSPQEIAQARVSGTVGDMMGYDFIDIHGQPAVNTLQGRVIGLTVQELVRIPDVVAIASENTKAAATLGALRSGVINTLATTVSNAYTILALDDATRR from the coding sequence ATGACCGACAGTGCCCAGCGTGCCGCCAGCGACATCGACCTGATGACTGAAGTGGCCATGCTTTATTACCTCGACAACATCACCCAGGAAGCCATTGCCAAGCGCTTCGACCTGTCGCGGGTCAAGGTCAGCCGCTTGCTCAAGCGCGCCCGTGATGAAGGGGTGGTGGAGGTGCGGGTGCTGCAGCATCCGGCCCTGAACACGGAGCTGGAGCAGGCGCTGGTCGAGCGTTTCCAACTGGACCGCGCATTGATCGCGGTTGACCACGGCGACCCCGACACCCAGCGCTCGGCCGTGGCCAGCCTGGTCGCCAACTACCTGAACAAGACCCTCAGCGACGGCATGATCGTTGCCGTCGGCATGGGTCGCAACGTGGGCGCAGTGGCCGAGAACGTGTTCCTGCCGGTGACGCGCAACTGCACCTTCGTGTGCGCCATCGGCGGTTCGCTCAAGGCCGGCGAATACATGAACCCCGACCATATCTGCCGGCGCCTGGCCCTGCGCTTCGGCGCCGAGAGCGAAACCCTCTACGCGCCGGCCCTGGTCGCCAACCCCGAACTGCGCAGCGTGTTGATTAACAACGACACCGTGCGTTCCACTCTCGACCGCGCCCGTCGCGCCGATATCGCCTTGATCGGCATCGGTGACATGAGCGAGAACAGCAACATGGTGCGCATGGGCTGGTTCTCCCCCCAGGAAATCGCCCAGGCCCGCGTGTCCGGCACCGTTGGTGACATGATGGGCTACGACTTTATCGACATCCACGGCCAGCCGGCGGTCAACACCCTGCAGGGCCGCGTGATCGGCTTGACGGTGCAGGAGTTGGTGCGCATTCCCGACGTGGTGGCGATCGCCAGCGAGAACACCAAGGCGGCGGCCACCCTCGGCGCATTGCGCTCCGGGGTGATCAACACCCTGGCGACGACCGTGTCGAATGCCTACACGATCCTCGCCCTGGATGACGCGACGCGCCGCTAG
- the xylG gene encoding D-xylose ABC transporter ATP-binding protein: MADYLLQMNGIVKTFGGVNALDGIDIKVRPGECVGLCGENGAGKSTLMKVLSAVYPYGTWDGEILWDGQPLKAQSIRDTEAAGIVIIHQELTLVPDLSVAENIFMGHELTLPGGRMNYPAMIHRAEALMRELKVPDMNVALPVSQYGGGYQQLVEIAKALNKQARLLILDEPSSALTRAEIEVLLDIIKSLKAKGVACVYISHKLDEVAAVCDTIAVIRDGKHIATTAMADMDIAQIITQMVGREMSNLYPTEPHAVGEVIFEARNVTCYDVDNPKRKRVDDVSFVLKRGEILGIAGLVGAGRTELVSALFGAYPGRYYGEVWLDGQVIDTRTPLKAIRAGLCMVPEDRKRQGIIPDLGVGQNITLAVLDTYAHLTRIDAEAELGSIDQQIARMHLKTASPFLPITSLSGGNQQKAVLAKMLMAKPKVLILDEPTRGVDVSAKYEIYKLMGALAAEGVSIIMVSSELAEVLGVSNRVLVIGDGQLRGDFINEGLTQEQVLAAALSHNNNDRKTA, from the coding sequence ATGGCCGACTACCTGCTGCAAATGAACGGCATCGTCAAAACCTTTGGCGGAGTCAACGCGCTGGACGGTATCGACATCAAGGTGCGGCCGGGGGAATGCGTCGGCCTGTGCGGCGAGAACGGTGCCGGTAAATCCACCTTGATGAAGGTGCTGTCGGCGGTCTACCCGTACGGCACCTGGGACGGTGAAATTCTCTGGGACGGGCAGCCGCTCAAGGCCCAGTCCATCCGGGACACCGAGGCGGCCGGCATCGTCATCATCCACCAGGAACTGACCCTGGTGCCCGACCTGTCGGTGGCCGAGAACATCTTCATGGGCCACGAACTGACCTTGCCGGGTGGGCGCATGAACTACCCGGCAATGATCCACCGTGCCGAAGCCTTGATGCGCGAGCTCAAGGTGCCCGACATGAACGTGGCGCTGCCGGTGTCGCAGTACGGCGGCGGCTACCAGCAACTGGTGGAAATCGCCAAGGCCCTGAATAAACAGGCGCGCCTGCTGATTCTCGACGAGCCCTCCTCGGCCCTGACCCGCGCGGAAATCGAGGTGCTGCTCGACATCATCAAAAGCCTCAAGGCCAAGGGCGTGGCCTGCGTGTACATCTCCCATAAGCTCGATGAAGTCGCAGCCGTGTGCGACACCATTGCGGTGATCCGCGATGGCAAGCACATCGCGACCACCGCCATGGCCGACATGGACATCGCGCAGATCATCACCCAGATGGTCGGCCGCGAGATGAGCAACCTCTACCCCACCGAACCACATGCGGTGGGCGAGGTGATCTTCGAAGCGCGCAACGTCACCTGCTACGACGTCGACAACCCCAAGCGCAAACGCGTGGACGATGTGTCCTTTGTGCTCAAGCGCGGGGAAATCCTCGGCATTGCCGGGCTGGTCGGCGCCGGGCGCACGGAACTGGTGTCGGCGCTGTTCGGCGCCTACCCCGGCCGCTACTACGGTGAAGTGTGGCTCGATGGCCAGGTGATCGACACGCGCACACCGCTCAAAGCCATCCGCGCCGGGCTGTGCATGGTGCCCGAAGACCGCAAGCGCCAGGGCATCATCCCGGACCTGGGCGTGGGCCAGAACATCACCCTGGCGGTGCTCGACACCTATGCGCACCTGACCCGCATCGATGCCGAAGCGGAGTTGGGCAGCATCGACCAGCAGATCGCGCGCATGCACCTCAAGACCGCCAGCCCGTTCCTGCCGATCACCAGCCTGTCCGGTGGCAACCAACAAAAGGCCGTGCTGGCGAAAATGCTGATGGCCAAGCCCAAGGTGCTGATCCTCGACGAACCCACGCGCGGGGTGGACGTGAGCGCCAAGTATGAGATCTACAAACTGATGGGTGCCCTGGCGGCCGAAGGGGTATCGATCATCATGGTCTCGTCGGAGCTGGCCGAAGTGCTCGGCGTGTCCAACCGCGTGCTGGTGATCGGCGACGGCCAGTTGCGCGGGGACTTTATCAACGAGGGGCTCACCCAGGAACAGGTGCTCGCCGCTGCGCTCAGTCATAACAATAACGATCGGAAGACCGCGTAG
- a CDS encoding dihydroxyacetone kinase subunit DhaK, translating into MNRVINDPDLVVEDMLAGILLAHPELVQYESNPRVIRKRTPSPVGQVGIVTGGGSGHEPAFLGYVGPGLVDAVAVGEIFSSPTAKSFFDAFRAADQGAGVACLYGNYAGDNMNVKLAMKMAASKDMTIRTVVANDDVASAPPADIAKRRGVAGEIFMWKIGGAAAAQGYDLDGVIRVAQKAVDHCRSIGVGLTPCTIPAVGKPNFQIADGLMELGIGHHGEPGIEVVPVESAAAMAERMLAPILADRDFTQDQSVVVLVSGLGATPVMELYIFYAEVERQLRAKGLRIYRCYVGNYFTSLEMMGVTLTLLGLDAELSSLIDQPCRAIGMTQSE; encoded by the coding sequence ATGAATCGAGTCATCAACGATCCGGACCTGGTGGTCGAGGACATGCTCGCGGGCATACTCCTGGCGCACCCGGAACTGGTGCAATACGAGAGCAACCCACGGGTCATCCGCAAACGCACGCCTTCACCGGTCGGCCAGGTGGGCATTGTCACCGGCGGCGGCTCGGGCCATGAGCCGGCGTTTCTCGGCTATGTCGGCCCAGGGCTGGTGGATGCGGTCGCCGTCGGCGAGATATTTTCTTCGCCCACCGCCAAAAGCTTTTTCGATGCCTTCCGCGCCGCCGACCAGGGCGCGGGCGTGGCGTGCCTGTACGGCAACTACGCCGGCGACAACATGAACGTGAAGTTGGCGATGAAAATGGCCGCCAGCAAAGACATGACCATCCGTACGGTGGTCGCCAACGACGACGTGGCATCTGCCCCGCCGGCGGACATCGCCAAGCGGCGTGGCGTGGCCGGTGAGATCTTCATGTGGAAAATCGGTGGTGCCGCCGCTGCCCAGGGCTACGACCTCGACGGTGTGATCCGCGTGGCGCAAAAAGCCGTGGACCACTGCCGCTCCATTGGTGTCGGCCTCACGCCCTGCACCATCCCCGCCGTGGGCAAGCCGAACTTCCAGATTGCCGACGGGCTGATGGAACTGGGCATTGGCCACCACGGCGAACCCGGTATTGAAGTGGTGCCGGTGGAGTCTGCCGCCGCCATGGCCGAGCGCATGCTCGCGCCGATCCTGGCTGACCGCGACTTCACCCAGGACCAGAGCGTGGTGGTGCTGGTCTCGGGCCTGGGCGCCACGCCGGTGATGGAGCTGTATATCTTCTACGCCGAGGTCGAGCGTCAACTGCGCGCCAAGGGCCTGCGCATTTACCGCTGTTACGTGGGCAACTACTTCACGTCGCTGGAAATGATGGGCGTGACCCTGACCCTGCTGGGCCTCGACGCCGAGTTGAGCAGCCTGATCGACCAACCCTGCCGCGCCATCGGCATGACACAGTCGGAGTGA
- a CDS encoding XylR family transcriptional regulator, protein MKTLPPVHRIALLFNGSKIYDRGIIAGIGNYLSSTRASWDLFLEEDFLCRLKGIERWQGDGIIADFDDPLIGEALAGSKVPVVAVGGSYEDARDYPKGVPYVATDNAALMKLAYEHLIEAGVTRFACFSLPQAQANRWAQEREKAFKRLLQRDGLPVQIYRGLGTSAPLWDSAVEQQIAWLHSLPKPIGIIAVTDARARQLLQACLTAGIAVPEEVALIGIDNDPLTRTLTRVPLSSVIQGTETMGRTAAALLHQMLHGKPCRGEQILVPPDAINVQASSLHQPLGNPYVMQALLFIRQYACQGIKTAQVAAYVGVSRSSLEAHFRKARGCSVHDEILRFKLASAAKGLQGNQLAIADIARQCGFKSAQYLHTVFRREFGCTPREYQHSH, encoded by the coding sequence ATGAAAACCCTACCGCCCGTGCACCGCATTGCCTTGCTGTTCAACGGCAGCAAAATCTATGACCGTGGCATCATCGCCGGTATCGGCAATTACCTGAGCAGCACCCGTGCGTCCTGGGACTTGTTCCTTGAAGAAGACTTCCTGTGCCGCCTCAAAGGCATCGAGCGTTGGCAGGGCGATGGGATCATTGCCGACTTCGACGACCCGCTGATCGGCGAGGCGCTGGCCGGGAGCAAGGTGCCGGTGGTGGCGGTGGGGGGATCCTACGAGGATGCGCGCGACTACCCCAAGGGCGTCCCCTACGTGGCCACTGACAACGCGGCCTTGATGAAACTCGCCTATGAGCATTTGATCGAGGCCGGTGTGACGCGGTTTGCCTGTTTCAGCCTGCCCCAGGCCCAGGCCAACCGCTGGGCCCAGGAGCGCGAAAAAGCCTTCAAGCGCTTGCTGCAACGCGACGGTTTGCCGGTGCAGATCTATCGCGGCCTGGGCACCAGCGCGCCGCTGTGGGACAGCGCAGTGGAGCAGCAGATCGCCTGGCTGCACAGCCTGCCCAAGCCGATTGGCATTATCGCGGTCACCGACGCCCGCGCCCGGCAATTGCTGCAAGCCTGCCTGACCGCCGGCATTGCGGTGCCGGAGGAAGTGGCGCTGATCGGCATCGACAACGACCCGCTGACCCGCACGCTCACACGCGTGCCGTTGAGTTCGGTGATCCAGGGCACCGAGACCATGGGCCGTACCGCCGCCGCGCTGTTGCACCAGATGCTGCACGGCAAGCCCTGCCGGGGGGAGCAGATCCTGGTGCCGCCGGACGCGATCAACGTGCAGGCCTCGAGCCTGCATCAACCTTTGGGCAATCCTTACGTGATGCAGGCCCTGCTGTTTATCCGCCAGTACGCGTGCCAGGGCATCAAGACAGCCCAGGTGGCGGCGTATGTGGGGGTGTCGCGTTCCTCGCTGGAGGCGCACTTTCGCAAGGCGCGCGGGTGCAGCGTGCATGACGAGATCCTGCGTTTCAAACTGGCCAGCGCCGCCAAGGGACTGCAGGGCAACCAACTGGCAATTGCCGATATTGCGCGGCAGTGCGGCTTCAAGTCGGCACAGTACCTGCACACGGTGTTCCGTCGCGAGTTCGGCTGTACGCCACGGGAATACCAGCACAGTCACTAG
- the xylA gene encoding xylose isomerase yields the protein MPYFPGVEKVRFEGPSSDAPLAFRHYDANKIILGKPMREHLRMAACYWHTFVWPGADMFGVGTFKRPWQRSGDPMELAIGKADAAFEFFSKLGIDYYSFHDTDVAPEGSSLKEYRHHFAQMVDHLEHHQEQTGIKLLWGTANCFSNPRFAAGAASNPDPEVFAYAAAQVFSAMNATLRLKGANYVLWGGREGYETLLNTDLKREREQLGRFMRMVVEHKHKIGFKGDLLIEPKPQEPTKHQYDYDSATVFGFLHEYGLEQEIKVNIEANHATLAGHSFHHEIATAVSLGIFGSIDANRGDPQNGWDTDQFPNSVEEMTLATYEILKAGGFKNGGYNFDSKVRRQSLDDVDLFHGHVAAMDVLALALERAAAMVENDRLQQFKDQRYAGWQQPLGEAVLAGEFSLESLAEHAFAQELNPQAVSGRQEMLEGIVNRFIYR from the coding sequence ATGCCGTACTTCCCCGGTGTCGAGAAGGTTCGCTTCGAAGGCCCCAGCAGCGACGCCCCCCTCGCCTTTCGCCATTACGACGCCAATAAAATCATCCTCGGCAAACCGATGCGCGAGCACCTGCGCATGGCCGCCTGTTATTGGCACACCTTTGTATGGCCGGGCGCGGATATGTTTGGCGTGGGCACGTTCAAGCGGCCGTGGCAGCGCAGTGGCGATCCGATGGAACTGGCGATCGGCAAGGCGGATGCAGCCTTCGAGTTTTTCTCCAAGCTGGGCATCGACTACTACAGCTTTCACGACACGGATGTCGCCCCCGAAGGCAGTTCGCTGAAGGAGTACCGCCACCACTTTGCGCAGATGGTCGATCACCTGGAGCATCATCAGGAACAGACCGGGATCAAGCTGCTGTGGGGCACGGCCAACTGCTTCAGCAACCCGCGCTTTGCCGCCGGCGCCGCCAGTAACCCGGACCCGGAAGTGTTTGCCTACGCCGCCGCCCAGGTGTTCAGTGCCATGAATGCAACGCTGCGACTCAAAGGCGCCAACTATGTGCTGTGGGGCGGGCGTGAAGGCTATGAAACCTTGCTCAATACCGACCTCAAGCGCGAGCGCGAACAACTCGGGCGCTTTATGCGCATGGTGGTGGAGCACAAGCACAAGATCGGCTTCAAGGGCGACTTGCTGATCGAGCCCAAGCCCCAGGAGCCGACCAAGCACCAATACGATTACGACAGCGCCACAGTGTTCGGCTTCCTGCATGAATACGGGCTGGAACAGGAGATCAAGGTCAATATCGAGGCCAACCACGCGACCCTGGCCGGGCACAGTTTTCATCACGAGATTGCCACCGCCGTGTCTCTGGGCATCTTCGGCAGTATCGACGCCAACCGAGGCGACCCGCAGAACGGCTGGGATACGGATCAGTTCCCCAACAGCGTCGAAGAGATGACCCTGGCCACCTATGAAATCCTCAAGGCTGGCGGTTTTAAGAACGGCGGCTATAACTTCGACTCCAAGGTGCGTCGCCAGAGTCTGGACGATGTGGACTTGTTCCACGGGCATGTGGCGGCCATGGATGTGCTGGCCCTGGCACTGGAACGCGCGGCGGCGATGGTCGAGAACGACCGGTTGCAGCAGTTCAAGGACCAACGTTATGCCGGCTGGCAGCAACCGTTGGGCGAGGCCGTGCTGGCGGGTGAGTTCAGCCTGGAATCACTGGCTGAGCATGCGTTTGCCCAGGAGCTGAACCCGCAGGCGGTGAGTGGGCGGCAGGAGATGCTTGAGGGTATTGTGAACCGCTTTATCTACCGCTAG
- a CDS encoding SDR family oxidoreductase — translation MSNFWNQAFDLTGRCAVITGGAAGIGLACANLLVERGARVALLDRDPAVVEVAASLGSGHLGVVADLRQLDSLQAAVDQAAAGLGRIDYLVNSAGVALLDKALDVSENAWDTTLDINLKASFFVAQACARHMIEHGGGRIVNLASQAAVIGLDRHVAYCASKAAVVGMTKVLAMEWAPHGINVNAVSPTIVETALGKKAWAGELGERAKLQIPVGRFAQPEEIAGLVLYLVSDAAKMITGENVVIDGGYSIQ, via the coding sequence ATGTCCAATTTCTGGAACCAGGCGTTCGACCTCACCGGCCGTTGCGCCGTGATCACCGGGGGCGCCGCCGGTATCGGCCTGGCCTGCGCCAATTTATTGGTGGAACGCGGCGCCAGGGTGGCCTTGCTGGACCGTGACCCTGCGGTAGTGGAAGTGGCCGCCAGCCTCGGCAGTGGGCACCTGGGCGTGGTGGCCGACCTGCGCCAGCTCGACTCGCTGCAGGCCGCCGTCGACCAGGCCGCCGCCGGCCTCGGGCGCATCGATTACCTGGTCAACAGCGCAGGGGTCGCCCTGCTCGACAAAGCCCTGGACGTCAGTGAAAACGCCTGGGACACCACCCTGGATATCAACCTCAAGGCCAGCTTCTTCGTGGCCCAGGCCTGCGCCCGGCATATGATCGAACACGGCGGCGGGCGCATCGTTAACCTCGCTTCCCAAGCCGCCGTCATCGGCCTTGATCGTCACGTTGCCTACTGCGCCAGCAAGGCCGCGGTGGTCGGTATGACCAAGGTGCTGGCCATGGAATGGGCGCCACACGGCATCAACGTCAACGCCGTCTCGCCGACCATCGTCGAAACCGCCCTGGGCAAGAAAGCCTGGGCCGGTGAACTGGGCGAACGGGCCAAATTGCAGATCCCGGTGGGGCGCTTTGCTCAGCCGGAAGAAATCGCCGGCTTGGTGCTCTACCTGGTCAGCGATGCGGCCAAGATGATCACTGGGGAAAACGTGGTGATCGACGGCGGCTACAGCATTCAGTAA
- the xylF gene encoding D-xylose ABC transporter substrate-binding protein, translating to MKRTLIATALALLALPVMADSAHPKIGFSIDDLRLERWSRDRDYFVAAAEKLDAKVFVQSADANEQKQISQIENLISRGVDVIVIVPFNATVLTNAVAEAKKAGIKVVSYDRLILNADIDAYISFDNEKVGEMQASGVLQAAPKGNYFLLGGAPTDNNAKVLREGQMKVLQPAIDKGDIKVVGQQWVKEWNPTEALSIVENALTRNNNKIDAIVASNDATAGGAIQALAAQKLAGKVPISGQDADLAAIKRVIDGTQTMTVYKPLKLIASEAAKLSVQLARNEKPTYSSQYDNGSKKVDTILLTPTPLTKANIDVLEKDGFYTKEQIAGQ from the coding sequence ATGAAACGTACACTCATCGCCACTGCCCTGGCCCTGCTCGCCCTGCCGGTGATGGCCGATTCGGCTCATCCGAAAATCGGCTTTTCCATCGACGACCTGCGCCTGGAACGCTGGTCCCGCGACCGCGATTACTTCGTGGCCGCAGCGGAAAAACTCGATGCCAAGGTCTTCGTGCAATCTGCCGATGCCAATGAGCAAAAACAGATCTCGCAGATTGAAAACCTGATTTCCCGTGGCGTCGACGTGATCGTCATCGTGCCCTTCAACGCCACCGTGCTCACCAATGCCGTCGCCGAAGCCAAGAAGGCCGGGATCAAGGTGGTGTCGTATGACCGCCTGATCCTCAACGCCGATATCGACGCGTACATCTCCTTCGATAACGAAAAAGTCGGTGAGATGCAGGCCAGCGGTGTGCTGCAGGCGGCGCCCAAGGGCAACTACTTCCTGCTCGGCGGCGCGCCCACCGATAACAACGCCAAGGTGCTGCGCGAAGGCCAGATGAAGGTGCTGCAACCGGCCATCGACAAGGGCGATATCAAGGTGGTTGGCCAGCAGTGGGTCAAGGAGTGGAACCCGACCGAAGCCCTGAGCATCGTCGAGAATGCCCTGACCCGCAATAACAACAAAATCGACGCCATCGTCGCCTCCAACGACGCCACTGCCGGCGGTGCGATCCAGGCCCTGGCCGCGCAGAAGCTGGCGGGCAAGGTGCCGATTTCCGGCCAGGACGCCGACCTCGCGGCCATCAAGCGTGTGATCGACGGCACCCAGACCATGACCGTGTACAAGCCGCTCAAGCTGATCGCTTCGGAGGCGGCCAAGCTCTCGGTACAACTGGCACGCAATGAAAAACCCACCTACAGCTCGCAATACGACAACGGCAGCAAGAAGGTCGACACCATCCTGCTGACGCCGACACCGTTGACCAAGGCCAATATCGACGTGCTGGAGAAAGACGGGTTCTATACCAAAGAGCAGATTGCCGGGCAGTGA
- the dhaL gene encoding dihydroxyacetone kinase subunit DhaL, with product MSEHFPSNTGSAIVTNLVSIIVANREYLSEVDGAIGDGDHGINMAKGFSRCGKTLEGRELSLAEALDELTLALMEGIGGSMGPLYGSLFIGMADEVRGRDNIDAATFAKLLRGGLTSLQDISDAGVGDKCLMDTLIPAVEAFEQAQASGASFRDALRQMKSAASQGRDSTRDLVAKIGRASRLGERSLGVLDAGAVSCCLILTDLAESVEARLVA from the coding sequence ATGAGCGAGCATTTCCCCAGCAATACCGGTAGCGCCATCGTTACCAACCTGGTGTCGATCATCGTCGCCAACCGCGAATACCTCAGCGAAGTGGACGGCGCCATCGGCGACGGCGACCACGGCATCAACATGGCCAAGGGTTTCTCGCGCTGCGGCAAGACCCTGGAAGGGCGCGAACTGTCCCTGGCCGAGGCACTGGACGAACTGACCCTGGCGTTGATGGAAGGCATCGGCGGTTCCATGGGCCCGCTGTATGGCAGCCTGTTTATCGGCATGGCCGACGAAGTGCGCGGCCGCGACAACATCGATGCGGCGACCTTCGCCAAGCTGCTGCGCGGTGGCCTGACCTCGTTGCAGGACATCAGCGATGCCGGCGTTGGCGACAAATGCCTGATGGATACGCTGATCCCGGCCGTCGAGGCGTTTGAACAGGCCCAGGCCAGCGGCGCGTCGTTCCGTGACGCCTTGCGCCAGATGAAAAGCGCCGCCTCCCAGGGCCGCGACTCCACCCGTGACCTGGTGGCCAAGATCGGCCGCGCCAGCCGCCTGGGGGAACGGTCCCTGGGGGTATTGGATGCCGGCGCGGTGTCGTGCTGCCTGATCCTGACCGACCTCGCCGAATCGGTCGAGGCGCGGTTGGTCGCCTAG